A window of candidate division KSB1 bacterium contains these coding sequences:
- the accB gene encoding acetyl-CoA carboxylase biotin carboxyl carrier protein — translation MRPKEIKKLIELVEQSQINELEVSRWGKKVRIRKGTNSSAPSTIVAPPPSASLPTPLPQVQEVASLPGAQSPVAAVAPPAPEPSSDNIVEVRSPMVGTFYRAPAPDAPPYVEVGDIVAPNQVLCIIEAMKLMNEIESEWRGRIVAILVENAQPVEYNQVLFKIEKL, via the coding sequence GGCCGAAAGAAATTAAGAAATTAATTGAACTGGTCGAACAAAGCCAAATTAATGAACTTGAGGTCAGTCGTTGGGGCAAGAAAGTGCGTATTCGCAAAGGCACGAACTCATCAGCGCCCTCAACGATCGTTGCACCTCCTCCCTCTGCCTCGCTGCCTACACCTTTGCCCCAGGTTCAGGAGGTCGCCTCATTGCCGGGCGCCCAATCGCCAGTCGCCGCAGTTGCACCACCTGCTCCAGAGCCAAGTTCCGATAACATCGTCGAGGTGAGGTCACCGATGGTGGGAACTTTCTATCGAGCACCGGCACCAGATGCGCCACCTTACGTCGAAGTTGGTGATATTGTGGCACCGAACCAGGTTCTTTGCATTATTGAAGCCATGAAGCTCATGAATGAAATCGAGTCTGAGTGGCGTGGCCGCATCGTCGCGATCCTTGTTGAAAATGCCCAACCAGTCGAATACAATCAGGTCTTGTTCAAAATTGAAAAGCTGTGA